The DNA window TTTATAACACTCGGCCTGAAGAAAAGTTCTAAAGGACTCAAAAACCTGTCTTTTTAGGAAACCTGCTGGCCCAATTAAAATAAtgcccaaaatcttgttgcttaacacaataaattgcactagagtaggcccattgactcaataaggatttggtgagtcaactcttctgaatgttccattgatttaaatgggactACTCTATCCATCACATTTGTTAAAAATCACTTAAGCCTTACTATTCTTTATTATATAGACAAACCAAAAAATCTAAATTCATGGAAAGAATTCCATTTATTCTATTCCATTCCACCCCACTCCATTCCATTTAATTCATGGAATGAATCGTCATGGTTGTATGCAGAAAGCATACTATGTTTAAAGTACTTCTTATTTAAAGCTAAACTCTAATTTCTGCCCAGTTACATTTACAAGACTgactgaaaaaggaaaagagggcAGTCAGACTTGTGAAGAGCCTGGCAGAGCTTATATTTGCTTCATTAACCTTGTTTTCCACTACACACATCTTGAGATACATCAAGAAGAactcttactttcaagtaatttTAGCACCATCAATGTATACTTATAATTTACTTGTAACACTTACTGTGTTCAGTCACcaatatatctgtgaaaattGGGATGACATCAGCCAACTTTCCAAGAAGATTAAATATGGGTAAATGCCCTCTTATGGTAATTACTTTGCACAACTAGGGATGGAAGTGAAAAAAGCAAGTCATTTACCCTAAAATGAGAATTACAAACAGTTCTGTAGATTCTGCattgtgtctgaggaaatggattgtaaaccatgaaagctcatactgaaaaaaaatctgttagagCTCATCCGTAGTATTCGTTCTCCGATAAGCTAACCCAGGTAAACAATACTTTTTCCACTATATATGTGGTACAAGGCTATAGTGATGTCAACCATGACAAAGTGAGAccaaaaaaaacttattttctggGTGGTTTTTTTGCCACCAAACAtcagtagtttttttttctgttttgcattgaTTTGTGCTGATTAGGTTCTACTGACTGAGGTTTCCTTGGAGTGGAAAATATTCCACTAGGACAAGACAAGAGAAGTTCTTTAGATGAGTCCAATGAGAAAATAAGTTAGGTGGAGACTGGTCCAACTACAGTTAGCATACACAAGTCAATGGAAGCGCACTCTGACTAGGTCTATGTACAGAAAGTCATATGCATAAGTATATTGTATATTGTGCTGCTGCATCACAGGCACATTCCCATTAAAATTTCCATGTCTGCAAAGAGTTTGTTCAAGACTAGCCCACAATTGCGGAAGAACATCTTGAGCTCTCTGACTATGGAAATTGCAATGGGGAATGTATCTGTGAAACAGCAGCATGTCAAACCAtgttggtcccaccaccctcacagatgtgcttggtggggacacaggagagagccttctctgttgctgctcccaggctctggaactctctcccatgggaagcaaggctggccccatctttcttgtccttccacaagcaggcaaagacctttcttttcaggcaggttttcccttaataactggtggtctgagagaggtttttaaatggattgttgtgctccagtgtttaaaatgtgttttgtattGACTTTACTAGTGTTTTTTATATTAtacttgtttaattgttttttaatatatgtacatcttctgtttttagcttttaaacattgtgtttttaataatgtaagcaaCCTAGggttctttttgaggagaaatgtgagataaaattattttaaataaatatacttttcCATATAAGATTTTCATGGGAAGCTAGGACAAATTATATAAATGTCATTCATTTCTGTACAACCTTTTAATCTATAATTCATTTGCCTGTGCTTCACAGTAGGCTGCCATTTTGTCAGAAAAtctaaaaaaacagaataaacatTGATGCTTTAGTGTTTCAGAAGGAGGATCAATTCTAATACTTTCCTAGCTTCCTTCCTTGATTCCATATTACCTCTTCATTCTCCACCTTCAAGCGAAACTGCATTTAAAGGAATGGGGGGCGTGGAAACCTACTAACCTCTTTCTGACATTTATCCAATAAATAGTGCAGGTACCGATCAGCCTTCAGCTCTACTACCAGCAGTACCAAAactaagtaaaagaaaaaaagatattcaCAACATATTTATCATGTGATTGGATAGATTTTGTTATGATTGTTGGTAACAAACATTGTTGCAGTTAACCTTTGACTGCTCCTCCTAGCTTACTATAATCTTTTCAATACTCAAATTACAGAACATTTGTTTACATGGGAGAAGGCACAACAGAGCAGATGTGGCTACTTTTTCAAACAAAATGAATGTTCTTCCCAATTAACTTAAATGCTACATAATAACTGCTCATAATTTTATCAAAATTAGATTAATCTGGATATGACATATTTATGACATATTAATACAGAAGAGAAATCAAGCAAGAAAGTGAAAATTTCTACTTTGTAAAATCAAAAGCACAACCATTAGGCTCTGCTGTCAGCAAAACCTTCCTACAGTGATCTTTTAAGCCTTTTGATCAGTGCAAAATTGCTTTCCTCCTAGAAATAATTGGATGATTTGTCACCCCTCTAAATTTCATTTaacaagagatattttaaaactgcaattcAAAACCCATAGAGTAACTGTTCAGATACTTGTATAATACTTGTTCAGCTTCTCGGAACCAACTGCAACTTGCTGCCTTGCCTTATAATTAGatatggggatatttgtatttatatatgaatattaatatccctgagcagcaggacttatcaAGGGCCCAGTCCCcagggccagaccgtccacttaTGCGTCTGCTGCGGCggtggccccactcatccttccaatcactcttaGAACGCCACTCCCTTCCCAATCAGCTGGCCATTCAGCAACTGAGCAGGGAGACCCGTCctctctccccctgcctggagcagccaggcaagcaggaagagagcagcgtTCCAGgcacaattggaaggatgagcaaggccacCACCACAGGACATGTGAGTGAACGGATTCTCGTTAAGggcagctgcacagggatatttgcATACAATTACTGTACACCCATCTCTGCTTACAGTCATTGACTAATAACCTTACTCCATCTGTtccactaatatatatatattaatggaaAACCATGCTGAGTATTGCTTGGCTTTTTTAAAGTACTGCAGATAAGTACTGCAGGTGGCTCTTCTGAAGCTAGCAAATCAATTTCTTAATAAGAAATCCCGAAGATTTCACATGTCAGCTCAATGGAAAGTGATGGGGTTTAGCCATAattctattttttatatttaagtttgctaaaaatgaaatatttagatTGCTTTGACCCAAGAAACTAGCAtgttccttcaacttttcctgttTTTGCACAGCCTGCAGACTGAATTACCCTTGCTCAGTTTTTGATCAATCTGCATAGCTCCTTCACAATGTTAACTGTTAGAAAAGTTGTTTGAAAAGATGGGTAAAGGGACTTCCATTTGCCTCACTATAGCAGCCCAGACATCTGAATTATATACCTACAAAGTGGGCCACCTCCAGGAATGGACTCTTTAGCAGCTAGTTtgggaaacctaatcttcaccaaatgtgggAGGGGTTGTAGAGGAGTCTCAGGGtaaacttctctgtgattttcgtgtctctaggtgtctgggcTGAACTTTCTTGGGAGGCCCTTTTTGGGATGTATAACCCAGACACCCGAAACCCAATCTTCAAGAGATTGTAGAGAGAGTCAGGGGAATTTTCTGACTCTCTCTATAGtgctggtgtctctaggtgcctggggaaccATTTTATAGctcaatgaattaaaaaatggctGGAAATTTGTTGGTTTGTATTTGTCAGGGACAttcattcataaaaatataaatcaacaAATAAGCAATTTTTGAATtgatttggtgatttgttttttaattcattcccatctctaatagGTACTACAAGAGAAATATTTAATatccagacaaaacaaaaattgcTTGTATAATCATTAATGCTCCCCATTTTTTACTTACTTTCAACAGGTAAATCTTGAAAGCTGCTATTTTCCACTGTTTGTAAGATCTCtgcaacatacacacacagatatcagatagATGCTTTTGGAACAAACTAATGATAATGTTCCTGTAACCAATACTGGGATTGTAATCCTGAACACAATGAGGAACAAGATCCACTGAATAAAATGGGATTGAATTTTCCAATAAATACATACAGGATTGTGCTCTGAGTCTTGGAAACCTAGAAGTTGTAAGTAGTATTCCAGCATTATCACATTCTCCgccttttttaaagtttttgatAATTGCTaactctagttcagtggtttccaaacttgggtaCCCAAATGCTCTAAACtaaagttcccagaagccttcaccactactgtGGTAGACAggacttctaggagttgtagtccaagaacatctgggaacccaaggttgggaatcactgctctagagtcTAGCTGGTATGAACTTATATTTTGATCAGGAGGCTGGACAAGAATATCAAGGGTTGAACACTCTTCATATCCTACTAAGCTGCTGCTATGGTATGTGTCAGGACCAAGTCTCCCTAAGAAGCAAGGATCCTTTGGTCAGGGAATCcctcagccacaaatctaccacctttacggtggggcaagtcctcaacctccagcaatGCGGAGACTTTGTGCCTAgaataagcctgaccttaaaataatactttacttttactcagtactttgcaagcactgacacatgggctttgtagttccttagaactcacaacagctcagttaattaggacttctctggtagctagtcaatgaccattaccactcctctggatttagccaaaccctgctgagtCAGAGAGACAATCCTTGAAGAtttttatgattaattttttattaagaaaatatatagtttcTTAGAAACAGTTTTTGCTCAAGCATAacataaagaacatgttcaaaagaatacacagttaaatacaacaacCAATTCCCATTAAAAGTAACAAACACCAAGCTGggctacccccaccccttctttccCTTACTTACATGCTCTTTTCCtccaagccacatactcaaaccatcaatcCATCATCTTTGGATATGACTAAAAATAAAAGCACCATCTGGTGGAAGTATCACATTTTTTCCAGGGCCAAATATTTCTTTTGGTGTTTGAAAACACAATATCCTCcataacaaaagcaaaatccCAGAATAAAACACAGAAACTGGGTGCTATCAGTGAGTAATAAATACACATACAACACCAGCAGTGTCAGTTCaaatatttaaagcatttcaCCTGTCTAAATAATATTTACAATATCCTCAGAGTAATCtaatattcatttattattcCTAGACTATAAGTGGAAGGATGTGATGGACAAGGGATAGTAGCTTCTGAAACCTTCCTAACAAGTCTATGGCTGAAATGAATCTGAACCAGTACTGAGTTAGTATGAAGCTAGATGGTAAATTTATACTTACCTTTAAAGGACCTAGGGTCTTTTCTTTCTAAATAACAATAGCCAAATGCCCTACTTGGTTTGGAACATGGAGATatttcccctccccaaaacacCAGCTCATTGAAATACCATCCTACTCCAAAGCTTTCTGGTCAAGATTTCCATGGAGACTGCAGTCTAGGAAAAATAGTTAACACTATCTTGTTGGCTCTCTTGCCCCCAACACTGTTATTTGGAAGAGGGGAACTAGGAACATGCAGCACAATCAGACATTACCAGGAGATCTGGTTTGGCTTATAGTCCATAAATACGCTCATTATACTACATTAAAAAGAGTGAACAGAAAAGAATGATACATTTATGCAGCAGAATACTCTAGATCTGTTAAATTGATAAAATTTGGATGGTTTTCACTTACCAAACAAGGTTGCTATGAAATGAGCACAGACTCTTTCATCTTGCACAAGCAGTGGGATGACTAATGTTGCATGCCGAGTCAAAATATCTCGAAGGCAAGAGAGTACATGCTTCTTACGTACATGCTACAGGTTAAAAAAGATAAATTCCAGGAGTTATTTATCAAGAAAAATACATGAAGATCAAATCCCCATGCAAATTCATTTTTGTGATTTATCTctatttgatttttgatttttaatttttttaaagtgaaacatttatattctacctttTGATCTGCTCAATATGGCATACAATACATTAAgagaataattttatttcaaaatgatatatatatatttatttgtctaTCAATTTCAGGACTAAATCCTATCATTAGTCCTAATTTACCATGTTTGTGGTTGCTGAGGCCATTCTTAACTTCTTCCAAGAAAATAACACATGGTCTTGCTCCACTGATACTTTCTACTTTAATACCCTAATGAATCCCTACATGTTACCTTTGTTTGTCAATCTCTATCACTCATGCCATCTTCTGCCTTGCGGCTTCTGATACACAAAACTGTACAGTATTCTATAAGTAATGAGACTACCACTCTTACTTCAGTTCCTTCGCCAAAACTGGGATGGAAATTTCAAACATATATTTTGCAATTCTCTGCCAGTTTTTCATGCTAGCAAccaaatgtttaattttcaattAAGCAATGTGATTTTTTCAGGCTATCCTATATTATAGGCACATTTAAAATTGGATATGGAGAAACAGACTTCATTTCACAAATGGGTTAgcgaataaaattaaaaagccactGCAGCTTCTGCAAAACCATGACAGCTTTGGCACCTTTAGTCTTTATCATCCTGCTACAACCAAGGCCAAGCAGCTGCAGCTGCAACTGCAGCTTCCGTATTCTTCCCAACTTCTCTTTGGTTCCTTTTCCTGTTAGCTCCCTTGTGCACTTTTCCAGATAGTAAATATCCCAAAAATGGGATGTGTTCTCTCAACCTTCACAAAGCCCTGTGTACTTGGACtggatcatcatcattattgttggAATAACTTTAACATATTAATCTACAGACAGATCAGCACAGCAAAATATAGGTCACTACTATGCCTCTGGACTgaaaggtcgaaagatcagcagttcgaatccacacgacggagtgagctcccatcgcttgtcccagctcctgccaacctagcagttcaaaagcatgtaaatgtgagtagataaataagtaccaccacagtAGGAAGATAacaaacggcgttccgtgtctagttgtgctggccacatgaccacggaaactgtctatggacaaatactgcctctgcggcttggaaaaagggatgagctccgctccctagagtcagacacgactggaccgattgccaaggggaacctttacttttttactACTCTGATAGGAAGGACTTGAGACTGAAACAGAAATATGTACTGTATCACCGGGCAAGCAAAGCAGGACAGTCAAAATTCAAACACTACTGTACTTTCCCTTCCATATTTATTTCTTGCTGCTTCCTTGCAAGATGTAAAGACGAGCCAGAGCTTCCACAGTCGTTTTATTGCTACCTTATTCCCCCACAGGGCAAGGAACCCCCGCTTGAACACAGGCCTAGCCATTAGCCCAATCCTCTGCTCTTTGACGCCTCCTGGGTAGGACCACGGATCGGAAAGCGAGCTGTGGGAAGCAGCAACCCGAGGAAGGGagcgggaagagagagagagagaggaggcgaagtgagggaaagggggagggggatgcTTCCAGAAGGACGCTTCAGTGAGCAAGGCGGCAGAGACACACACCGAGACCCCGCCGTCTTTCAACGTCTCAATGGCACACGCCAAGCAAAGCGGCGAAGGCAGGCACTCCAGAAGCCAGCGGGAGTCGTGAAGATGGTGGAGGCGCTCGCAAACCAGGAGCTCCGAAGCCGCCTCCATCATCACCCCCCCGCTTGGTCTCCCTCAGAGGGTGAGGCGGGACAGCAGCCGAGGAGAACGGCATCAAATTTGGCGGTGCGGTTTTGCGCAGGCGCATTGAAAGAACGTGGCCGAGCCTTGGAGAGGTACCGGGAGAGAGTAGCAGGTGGAAAGGAGTGTCCTAAGTAGGGAGTGGAGATGCTCCGCCCGATGTTTCTGGCAGGTTTCCTGTGGCTTTAAGGACTGCAAGGAAGTCAGAGGAGCAATTCCTGGGAAGCCGATATGCTTGCAAGGGAGAACTACCTTACAACACTTCTGTTTGTGCCGCAACGGTTAAAGACGAAcgaaattataattaaaaaaaaaagataggcgGCATTCATTTCCATGACGGCATTAATTATAATCAGCTGGTGCACCAAATTATGAAAGCCTgaggagtatttatttattttacatagcGTCCAGTTAGTGAATTCACATGCTCTGGGCGGTGTACAAACGAGCAACGCCTCACTGGACCCACCTAAGGGTGGGTTGGACCCACTAGGCTGGGCAATGGAAACGGGCTCTGTAGCAGGGAGTAGTCCGTTGCCGAGTGTGCAACTATTGCTCTGGGCGTGGAAGAAAGGAATGCATCTTCGGGAGGGAGAGCAGCGGCGGAATGGCATTCAGACGCTGCATGCACCGGATCAGGTATTTGCAGAACTTTGAAAACCTGCAGGGTATATTACAACTCCCCGATATCCCGAATATTTTGCCCAGAATAATTTAAGAGCCAAACAACTTTCTTCGTTAAGTTTATTCCCAACGTAGTTCCATGGGCGTAGTGGCCTCGTACTGTACAACACTTCTCGCGCCTCAAGTCCCGCTTGACTCCTGAAATGAATCCGGCTTTTCAGTCCGCCACGGCTAGAGGGCGCAATTCAGAAGCGTCGAAAGTGTAGGCCCAAGGTATCATTTCCTGTCTGACGTCACTTCCAgtagcacattttttttcttgcgtTCTGCGGTGGTTTTCGCTTTTTTTCCTCCGTGAAGCTTTCGGGCCGAGAGGATTCATCTAAAATGGTGAGTAGAATCGAGTCTAACCCGTGTGCGGGTGTGAGGAGAGAGTGCCTTCCATCCCGATTCTGTCTGCTTTGTCTTTGACTCGAGGAAAGCTCTTTCCCTGCTTTTGCTGTGGGCGCGCTTGGCTCCCTCGTGGAGAGGGCGAGGGGAAAGCTCGCCGCCTTGCTCTCTGCACAAGTTCAGAGCAAGCGGGGGGTCCTGGCACGTGccgagttaaaaaaaaaacctctaacgGGGTTCTGGGCAGCTTCCTGTCTTGGTAACTGTAACTGTGATCTTATTTGCAACGTTTCTCAGGCGGCTAAGAGTGAGCTTAGTAGTAAAGCTTAACACCCACGTGCTCCCACCGAACACGCTTCTTCTGTTTACTTCAGTTTTGATTTTCAGACCCTTTTTCGCAAGAAGTTCGAAATTAGGTTTTCTTACTTTCAGCCTCACAATAGCCCTATGAGGTGGCAGAGTTTGTACCTGACTTCGCGTCAGCCGGTCAGTTCTGTGGCTGAGTGGGTAATTCAACCGTTGTGTTCCAGCATTTTGGGGAGAGGGGGCTTTCTCTTAATTTGATACTTAAAACTGCAAATGCTAAAGGAATGCTATTGCATTCCTTTAGGGCAAGTTTCATGGGAAGCAGTTGGGACCTTTCTCCCATTTGCCCAGTTGTTGCAAGAGGAGTTTGGCATCCATACCGAGATAAAAGCTGAGGCTGCTGGAATGTCGTGTGAAAGTTACTAGGTTTTAGTTCCTTACTCAGATTTATTCTTTATATCATGGAAGTGAATCTAGATTTAAAGAGGAAATTTAGCTCAATTTACTAAGGGGGAAGGAGGCTTGCTTTGAATGTACAGCAGGTGAAACTGTAAATTGTGCTCCTGTTCAAACTTGTAACTCAGAatagatgtttgtgtgtgtgttcttgcgGAATGTACTTGGCTTAGAAGTACTAAAAGTGATTATTAAAAGTCCTTGTAAAGGACACTGAGGGTGCAGGCACGCCTACATTTTTGAGCCACCAAAAATGCTGAAAAGAGCATTTCCATTGGGGGAGTTTAAACCATTCAGCAGGAGGCATCCTGCCCACGAGTATGTGCTTGTTTTTCAGGTCATCTGGCTTTCAAGTAGACTTGATGGTTGAAGCTTATGGTTCCTGTTCCTTAAACTGTTGTTTCTACTTGTCTTTAGACTGAGGCAGAAGTAAATCCCAAGGCTTATCCACTTGCCGATGCTCAGCTTACCAAGACTCTTCTAGATCTTGTACAGCAGGCGTGTAACTATAAACAGTTACGAAAAGGGGCCAATGAAGGTGAGAGCTGGTAGTACTTGTACCAGAAATTTTGGTTTGCATGTAGTATACTAGGTTTTCATTGTTACTTATGGATATAATCTTCTGTACTTTGCTTTATCATACAATATGCCTATCTTTACAGCTTTCCTGACCTTAGCGATGAGATAATCTGCCGGTCAGTTCAGACACATTAAGCTCATTTCTCCAAATTTGCAGAACTGAAATAATCTGACTAATCTTCTAGTTGGAGGTGGATCAACTCTTTCAATGAGAAGAGTTGGATTTCTGTCTTTCTGGGCCAGTAACACAAATCTTAGCCACCAAAAATGCTCAAAAGAGCATTTCCATTGGCTTTCCCACAAACTCTGTAACACCTTCCCCCATGAGTTTAGGATCAGATATAAAAATCACTGATTAAATAGACATCTAAACACAGGTCAATTTGTTATTTTTGACGCAGCATTTAATCTCTGTATTTGTTCTGGTTGCCACTGCAGCTTCTGAGGTTCCTTGCATAAAATAATGGCAGCCTTCtagatgtgtgtgttgtgtgctgtcaaatcacaacTGACTTTGGATGACTGTCATAGGGCTTTCCAGGTGAGTTATTTGaaaagtggtttttccagttcaaaagtgagtttccatggctgagcagagatttgaacccaggtcttcagcACTTTAGCTATTATGCCACATCTTATATCCTTTGAGAAGTAAGGGTGTAGTAATAATTTTAGATTTAGATGTACTTAAGGCTGCTGATCCAAATACAACATGTAAGAGATGTTTTACTTAACTTTTCACTGATGAACTGTACAGATCTTTTATTTCATTGGGCACATATAAGCTTTGGGATGAGCTAAAATAGTTCTTTGAACTATAGGCATGCCTTTCCATCTTGACAATTAAAACTTCAGTTTTGTTTCTGCAGATGCAGTCATTTTCCAAGATATATGTATATGATTCCTTCATTAGCTCTTCCAGTCTGAGAAAGAAACTTGCAGTTCGTTTAATTTTACTGAGTGTTTCCTTGTAGTTTAAGGAAATGGTATTTCTAGTAATtgtctttatttccttttttacagCTACTAAAACATTGAACAGAGGAATTGCTGAATTCATTGTGATGGCTGCTGATGCTGAGCCTCTGGAGATCATCCTTCACCTTCCACTTCTTTGTGAAGACAAGAACGTTCCCTATGTATTTGTGCGCTCCAAGCAGGCCCTTGGCCGGGCGTGTGGAGTTTCTCGGCCTATTGTAGCTTGCTCCATTACCATCAAAGAAGGCTCCCAGCTGAAGCCTCAGATTCAATCTGTTCAGCAAGCCATTGAGAGACTACTGGTGTAAATCTGTTAGACCGCTAATGTTAAACAAAAGCAACTCAGAAAATTAAAGTTTagtttatcttttttattttcgTAATTGTAGTctactgcttttgttttgttgtcaaCTAGATCAatcctttctgtctttctcagtTATGCTTGTTCTAATGAGAGAATGCTGTCATTACTTCTACATTCTTCTTTCCAAGGAGGAACAGTATTTATCCAGTGGGATATAATTGATCTATGTTTGTTAGCAATGAACAAGTTTCATTTGCAAATGGCTTCGGGGGTGAACATAGCAATCCAGTAAATGCAAAGCACATGTTCTTGCCAATATAATGCCCCCCGAAGCTACTTTAGTCTGTTGTATTCCTTGTCTCCATAGTAGTGCACATACAACAAACCAGGCTCACATGCTTGATTCTAAAGACACTGGTAGAAATAAATGGCAGATAAAAGCCCTAAATGAACTGGCTTTaactttttaagaaaataaattacaGTTGGTTATATATTTCCTGAGTTACAAGAAATTATTTGTTCTTTAATTGCActttctgggttgttttttttaattactaatCCATGTTTACACAGGGCAAAAATGCTTAGCTCAGCTTCTAGGGGCATGGAGAAATTCTTTTGTGAAGACAAAAGAATAGTGTTGCCCATGGTGTAATATTTTAACTCTTGGATGCTGCTACCTCCCAAAAACTGGatgtgtagtaaattgcactagagtaggccccattaaatcaataggctttggtgagtcaactcaacttccattgattcaaatgggtctttTCTATGACTTTAGCATAGGAAGTCAGTtacagtaagcccatttgaatcaatggaacctatgcaAGCAGTTATAGTAAGCAATTGTACCTACATTATCATAAAGGAGCCATTTTTCCTCGATCTTTCTTGGATGGAAGAACAATACCAGCAGTAGGCACTGCCCAGTGCCAAAAATGGGGCAGAATTGTACCATGATCCCTCATTTCCTCTTTTGGTACCCACTGCCGCTGGTTACACTTACTAGGACTCTACTCTTCCTGAACTTTCCAACATTACCAGAATCTCTAGCTGAGGCTAGTACTGTAATAACTCTAGCTAAACTGAGCTGCTCAAGAAAGTACTGATGTCAACATAAAGAGAACTTTCTGCAGGAGTAGAAATAGTTGAAAGTCATATTGTGAACCACTGCTCTGATCTCTCCAGCTGACGGTGATTCCCTTGTTAGATGCCCCATATTTCCTCCAGTAGGACTGCTGGCTTTCTAAAGTCCCAGTCCAGTATGTTTTCAGTTATCctctagctcactggttcttaaccttgggttactcaggagttttggactgcaactcccagaagctttcaccaccaactgtgctggctccggtttctgggagttgcagttc is part of the Pogona vitticeps strain Pit_001003342236 chromosome 5, PviZW2.1, whole genome shotgun sequence genome and encodes:
- the LOC140707684 gene encoding meiosis inhibitor protein 1-like, encoding MMEAASELLVCERLHHLHDSRWLLECLPSPLCLACAIETLKDGGVSHVRKKHVLSCLRDILTRHATLVIPLLVQDERVCAHFIATLFEILQTVENSSFQDLPVEILVLLVVELKADRYLHYLLDKCQKELCKVITIRGHLPIFNLLGKLADVIPIFTDILVTEHSKCYK
- the SNU13 gene encoding NHP2-like protein 1 isoform X2; the encoded protein is MTEAEVNPKAYPLADAQLTKTLLDLVQQACNYKQLRKGANEATKTLNRGIAEFIVMAADAEPLEIILHLPLLCEDKNVPYVFVRSKQALGRACGVSRPIVACSITIKEGSQLKPQIQSVQQAIERLLV
- the SNU13 gene encoding NHP2-like protein 1 isoform X1, coding for METGSVAGSSPLPSVQLLLWAWKKGMHLREGEQRRNGIQTLHAPDQTEAEVNPKAYPLADAQLTKTLLDLVQQACNYKQLRKGANEATKTLNRGIAEFIVMAADAEPLEIILHLPLLCEDKNVPYVFVRSKQALGRACGVSRPIVACSITIKEGSQLKPQIQSVQQAIERLLV